The following nucleotide sequence is from Drosophila simulans strain w501 chromosome 3L, Prin_Dsim_3.1, whole genome shotgun sequence.
AGCAACATTTGCATCTTTAGTACTCCGTTTAACTTCCCAATTGGCAGATCCATCGCGTTGCACTCTCGTCAAATTTGTGGCAGCATTTTGACAACAACATAGCCATTTATAGTTGGCCACTTTTCTgggcttggccaaaagccggAAGTCACTTGCCCAGCAGTCAGCGGTGTGTGAAATCGATCGACGCTGCTGCCCCGGATTGTGCAATGCTCCAACGGTCAGCTGCAGGGCTTATATAAGatatggcaaataaaatgcgagaaaattgtaaaatagaaaaaaagaataaagagGAAAATCAGCTAGACTGGCGGGGATGAGACCTAGAACCAAACAGCCGGCAGCTGGCGGCCTTAGCCATCATCAAGGTCAAAAGCTTGGGCTATTTAGCATacaaaaattgtgttttggCAAACTCATTGTCAACATCTGGAACTTGGAACTTCCGTTGACCGTTAGAGCCGGCCATATCCAGTTCTGGTTGATCCTGATTGGTGGAACACGAATCCTGGCAGCCTGTTGCTTCTTGCAAGGGGTTGAAAGCCTTCGATGTGACCTATAAGCATTGGGCTTTTCAACCCCCTGTCATCATGTTGAAAAATCACCCCTTAAATTCCTGCCAGATCCTTCGTCGTCGAGCTGCGCAGTTGTTTAGATCATTCGACTTCTGAAGTTGAAACCCACAGCACCGCCAAGAACAATCCACTACCAAAAACCGAATCCTTACCGAATCACTTTTGGATACTCCATCGCAAACGAAGAGAAAAGGTAAGTGCTTTTGATAGCCATAACACATTTATAATATAGCGACACGAGGTCTGTTCAACTCATCAACATGCATATGTACGGGTACAAACTCCAGATCCACCAAAGTTACATTATAGATACGATTATAATACAAAGATTGTGGCCTCCACGAGAGACTGCTGCAACAAATTTTCAGTGCTTTCGATTTAGTTCAATTCGGTTCACAACAGAGCTAGAAGATATTGAAGATCGGTGGCCTAGTCCGCCATGTTCACATTGTTCATGCGCATCTTGGCGAAGTCCTCGAAAACAATATTATCGTCATCGTCCTGGTAATAGCCCTTCACATTGCGGTGCTGCTCGATGGACTTCATTTTCTTCATGGCGTTCGAGCGCTTCTTCTCAATGGTTCCTATACCACATCAAAGGGATTATAAGCTAGAAGTTAAGGAAGTAATCTTCGCAAGCTTACCCGGTGCCGGTTGGAGCAGCTTGAAGGGCACATCCGTCTGCATTTCGCCTCCCAGAGTGCCGCAGTTCAGCTTGATGCGCACCGAGTACGAGATGACAATACCACAGGCATCTCCCGTGGACTTGCCCTCCTGCACCATGGTGGATGAAGCCAGGTTAACATCCTCGTCCTTCAAGTGACCATCCAGGGCGATACCTAAGTTCGCAATCAAATAATCCATTAGAAACTATCCAGGTTCACAGCTATCACATCCAAATCCTACCATGGCGATCCTTGTTGTTAGCCGCCAGCGGAATCAAGTAGAAGGTCTTGGTGAGATTGGCGCCCGGAGTGATGGGGCAGCCCTCCTTGGTCTCCAGCTGGGCCACATGCTTGCTGAACTGGGCGTTCACCATGGTGATCTCGGTGTGCTGCACAATGAAGCACTTGATGCTCTTCACGGACTTCTTGGAGTTGTTCGACACCTGGACGGTGGCAGCCGTTTTCTCGCCATGGTAGTAGATCTCCCTGTCCAGCGTGACCTCCAGACTGATCTTGCCGTTCGAGAAGGTGAATCCCTTGCTGACCAGCGAGCTGGGCAGACGCTGGCCACGATTGAGGGGAGCGTATTGCAGCTTCTTGATCACCAGACTGACCATGCTCCGCTTGTGCTGGCGATCGTCCTCGGAGTCGCCCACAAATGCCCGGATGGTGTACTCTACGCCCAGGGGCTTGCCATTGTCGTCGCCCTCCTGCTGCAGAGTGACGGAGCTGGGCGAATTGGGCGGGAAGTGGAAGGTGAATGGATGGGCGTTGCTGCCCAGTTTGCGGACCAGCTTCTCCTGCATCGGTGTCATCTCCATGTTGGGATTGGTCATGGGCACAATTTGCTCCCGGCACAGGATTAGCTCCTTGGAGAACTTCACTCCCATGACCTCGTCCTCCTCGCGACCATAGCGATAGGTGGTGGCCAGTTGGCCAAAGACCTTCCTGTTCTTCAGGTAGTCCGGTTCCACCACAATCACTCCATCGACGGGATCACAGTAGTCGATGTGGTCGATGAAGTCGCGGCGACCCAGATAGAAGGTGACCTTGCCGTTGGGCGTGGCCTTCTTGAAGACCTTCACGGATACAACCATTGTGGATTACTGGATTTCTTTGATTCCTGGCAAATGCAACTGGATTCGAGGCTAAGTCGGGCGATGCGCGTTATAGAGTTTTCCGTTCGGCGGAGGAAAATGCGAAACCCAAGTGCCGTGCAACCTGCTTATATACCTTTGCCCTGGCCCTGTCCGTGGGTCTTCATTCTGGCCACTAACTGGATTTGCTCGTTATGCACTTGTTTGTTGGCTTGTCCAACACGACAATAAGATAGAACCATAGAAACTAAGGGAAAACTGCAAACAAGCTGCTTCCAGGGGTTGGTCTATTTTCTGCGCAGTTTGCCACTTGCCCGAGCAAATTGGCTAATGTCAAGTATCTTTTTCCGATTCCGACCTAGTGCGAGGTCATCTGGCCAACTGTTGAATAATTGGGCATGGCAGCTTGCAGCTGGATTAGCATCCGATTCGGTGTTACCGGGTTGTTATCAATTGGCCAGTCTTGTTCTCTCTTAGCCAAACATCAGTGGTCAGCAAGGGGAAACCTTAgatgtttttaattttgttatggATCAAATGTCgatatattgattttaaagtGAGAGGTATAATTGAAATTGGCATTTCTTGCAACTAGTTTACGAAAGGTCGCAATTCATTGTAGTCAATGttagataatatttaaggTCCAGAGAAATTGGAATAATCTTAAATcttccttttcccttttcattACAGTTGAGATCTAGAACCAAGATgcagacacagacacacaccACCACAGACCGACATGGCTATAGCCTGCGCTTTTCGCCTTTCGAGGCTAACTACTTGCTGCTAGCTACAAGGTGAGATCAACCTTAAGCTCTAAAACCAACAATATACTAatataaaagcatttttcCTATACCCAGCCAACTGTACGGTCTTGCTGGAGGTGGTTCCCTCTTTCTGCTGGAACAGAACTCCAACACAAACTCCTCATCCACAGATGGCCAGAGTCTCGGAGAGCTGTGCCGCCTAGAGTGGTCCGATGGATTGTTCGACGTCGCCTGGTGTCCGTATGCCGCCGATATCGCCGCCACTGCCTCCGGAGATGGATCTCTTCAGATATGGTGCGGATTGGACGGCGAATCGGCGAGCAACCAGCAGACGCCGAAACAGCCGCTGATCTGCCTGCAGGAGCACAAGAATGAGGTGTACAGCCTGGACTGGGGCGAGAAGTGGAACTACCACACCCTGCTCTCGGCCAGCTGGGATTGTACTTTGAAATTGTGGGACTGCAACAGACAGAACTCCATCACCACCTTTGTTGGCCACAACGATCTGATCTACGGGGCTAAGTTCTCGCCCCTGATCGCCAATCTGTTTGCAAGCGTAAGTACCGATGGACACCTTAACTTATGGAATTCTCTTGACTTTGCAGGTAAACCCCTGATGAGCATCGAGGCACATGCGAGTGAGGCACTTTGCTGCGACTGGTCGCACTTCGATCGCAATGTCCTGGTCACTGGAGGATCGGATGGACTGATTCGGGGCTGGGATCTGCGCAAGATGAGGACGCACGTCTTTGAGCTGTACTCCGGAGAATTCGCTGTCCGGCGATTGGCCTGCTCACCGCACTCGGCAGCGGTCTTGGCATCGGCCAATTATGATTTTACCACGAGGTAAGTGGAAACAACAGGAAATTTGTATGGTTGATAACAACTGTCCACTTTTGTTACATTTTAGGATTTGGAATCTGGAACGTGGCGAGTCCGCCCAGGAGGTCAATGCCCGGCACACGGAGTTCGTATGCGGCTTGGACTGGAATCCACACAGGACCCACCAGTTGGCCGACTGTGGCTGGGACTCGTTGGCCAACGTTTATACCCCGCAGTGTCTGAGCGGTGATTTGGTCGTCTAGGTTGGTACAGGGCATGCCCACAACTGGAAACTGGAACTGGTACTCCCTAAATACCGAAAACACATGTGATAAGGCGCTAGTGGCGTCGAAATAGCCAGGCCTACAAGCGGTGCACCGTTAATACGATAGCTGAGCTATATGCAATGCCTATAAGGAACTGTAAGGACTCATCGGCGCAACGATGACGTGTAAATAGCTGTGTGATAAACGCTGAACGGGCTAAAACCTCAAGCAGGTGCTTCAAAATGTCAATAAAAGCTTACATATATCACGAGTATTATATGAATTATATGGGTTTTCTGCGCTGCTCTGTGTGTTATTATGGCCTTCGCAATAAGTTTCTTGGCCCTCGGCTATAATTTGCACACGGCCCTTGTCTTAACAAGAATTTAACGGATCTCGGAATTGGAGTTCGAATTGGTTAGGTGGCAAAGAGCCAAGGCAGACGCTGACGGAGATTGACTTGGCATCCTTATCCGGTTGGCTTAACTCTGACCAAACAAACACGCAATAAAGCGCTAATTTGCTGCAACGTTTTATTGCCCGAGTGGAGCCGAAATCCCTGTCATTCCCGGAATTGACACAGCCAACAAGGTGGATATGGCCCAAAGGTGTGCCAGCCATCGCACCTTTTCGGCTGACATGGTGTGAAAAGGCAGCAGTTGCTCAGTTGCTCCCTGCGAACCCAGATCCCTGATCCTGGCACCCCGATCCCGTCATTATCAACAGACTGCGCTTTAACTGCCACTcggggcaaatatttgctttgaaGCCAATTGGCGCTGATTTCTTCTGACAATTGGGGGCAGATCTGGAGGACCTTACTCTCGATTCTCGACACCAGGGAACAGCAGCTGCTGACCCGCAATTATCTGCTCGCCAGTCAAGTGATGCCAAAATTGATATTAATGCCTTGTTTGTGTTAATAAAAATCGGTTTTTGGTGCCTGCCAAGCTGAGAGGTGCTGAATTTATCCTTAGGCGAAGACAGATCTTGATGGGAATTCGGCacctcattttattttaaataattatttaatgaagGAGTGTTGCCAGTAtgcattatttgttttaagttAGGTGCCAGAAAATTGTGCAGCTGAAGTTTTCTTTGGTAGAAAATGCTTTGCAAAAAACATGATAGttgtgtaaatattaattaattataatattattgttaCACATTATATTAGTACACacattatattattataaatttatggtTACTACGGTTTGTGCTATAAATATGTGGCGCCGCCTATCGGTAGTTTACAGTACCAATCTATTTTACATCCACTCTACATGACTTCACTGCTTGCGATTCAAATCATAGTGTTATGCACTGCTTTATATcgttaatttgaatatttcgaCGCAAACTGAAACACACATTCATAAAATATcgttaatttgaatatttcgaCGCAAACTGAAACACACATTCAtaaaattttgtaatataacatatattttatgtattttaaatataagaaaacaacaatttatattcagttt
It contains:
- the LOC6737323 gene encoding peroxisomal targeting signal 2 receptor yields the protein MQTQTHTTTDRHGYSLRFSPFEANYLLLATSQLYGLAGGGSLFLLEQNSNTNSSSTDGQSLGELCRLEWSDGLFDVAWCPYAADIAATASGDGSLQIWCGLDGESASNQQTPKQPLICLQEHKNEVYSLDWGEKWNYHTLLSASWDCTLKLWDCNRQNSITTFVGHNDLIYGAKFSPLIANLFASVSTDGHLNLWNSLDFAGKPLMSIEAHASEALCCDWSHFDRNVLVTGGSDGLIRGWDLRKMRTHVFELYSGEFAVRRLACSPHSAAVLASANYDFTTRIWNLERGESAQEVNARHTEFVCGLDWNPHRTHQLADCGWDSLANVYTPQCLSGDLVV
- the LOC6737322 gene encoding phosrestin-1 codes for the protein MVVSVKVFKKATPNGKVTFYLGRRDFIDHIDYCDPVDGVIVVEPDYLKNRKVFGQLATTYRYGREEDEVMGVKFSKELILCREQIVPMTNPNMEMTPMQEKLVRKLGSNAHPFTFHFPPNSPSSVTLQQEGDDNGKPLGVEYTIRAFVGDSEDDRQHKRSMVSLVIKKLQYAPLNRGQRLPSSLVSKGFTFSNGKISLEVTLDREIYYHGEKTAATVQVSNNSKKSVKSIKCFIVQHTEITMVNAQFSKHVAQLETKEGCPITPGANLTKTFYLIPLAANNKDRHGIALDGHLKDEDVNLASSTMVQEGKSTGDACGIVISYSVRIKLNCGTLGGEMQTDVPFKLLQPAPGTIEKKRSNAMKKMKSIEQHRNVKGYYQDDDDNIVFEDFAKMRMNNVNMAD